A single genomic interval of Ovis aries strain OAR_USU_Benz2616 breed Rambouillet chromosome 9, ARS-UI_Ramb_v3.0, whole genome shotgun sequence harbors:
- the FABP5 gene encoding fatty acid-binding protein 5 (The RefSeq protein has 1 substitution compared to this genomic sequence) → MATIQQLVGRWRLVESKGFDEYMKEVGVGMALRKVGAMAKPDCIITSDGKTLSIKTESTLKTTQFSCKLGEKFEETTADGRRTQTVCNFTDGALVQHQEWDGKESTITRKLEDGKLVVVCVMNNVTCTRVYEKVE, encoded by the exons ATGGCCACCATTCAGCAGCTGGTAGGAAGATGGCGCTTAGTGGAGAGCAAAGGCTTTGACGAATACATGAAGGAAGTAG GAGTGGGGATGGCTCTGCGAAAAGTAGGTGCGATGGCCAAACCAGACTGTATCATCACTTCTGATGGCAAAACCCTCAGCATAAAAACTGAGAGCACTTTGAAAACAACGCAGTTTTCCTGTAAACTGGGAGAGAAGTTTGAAGAGACCACAGCTGATGGCAGAAAGACTCAg ACTGTCTGCAACTTTACGGATGGTGCATTGGTTCAACATCAGGAATGGGATGGAAAGGAAAGCACAATAACAAGAAAACTGGAAGATGGGAAATTAGTGGTG GTATGCGTCATGAACAATGTTACCTGTACTCGGGTCTATGAAAAAGTAGAGTAA